CTTGATCCACTACGCCGAACTGGATCAGCGAATCAATCAAGGGTGGCCGGATTTCGAGGCCGCGCTCAAAGCGGCGAACGTGAAGTACGAGGCCTTCATCTACGCCGGAGCAAACCACGGCTTCCACAACGACACCACGCCACGCTACGACGAGGCCGCGGCAATGCTCGCTTGGGACCGCACGATCGAGTTTTTCGAGAAGAACTTGAGTTGAGCGCAATTTCGACTTTGCGGCGAGGCTTGTCGGCTTAAGGTGGCAGCGCAGACCGCCGCGCACTCATGTCGAGCAGCCGAAAACAGGTCCAATTTAGGTTCCGGCGCTGCTGTTGTATTTCCGGTAGACTGAAACCCGCGTGCGAATCATGTCAGACCCCGAGGAGAAGGCGAACGGACGTTCACCCCTCTCAAAGTAACACTCCGACACCCATGCCGATCCGGCGACGCGTACCGAGAGTAGGCGACGTCGACATCCGCGGTGGGAGGGACACGGGCGACAAATCGAGTTTGGACACGGACGGTCTATCGGCGTCCGAGACACGTCATACAGGACGTACTGTCCTGAAAACTCGAGGAAGCTGAAAGTTCACCCCCGCCAGTGGTCTAAGGCCGATTATTTGTTGTTTTGCACAGTGTCCCGTGTTATACAACACGGCCCCCCACCCAAGTGCGCCGTCAATCTGCAAATCGCCCGATTTCGCGCTCTCCCACCTCGCGCCCAGCCGCTATTGACCATAGGAGATCACTGCCATGTCACGCGCACGCCGACTGGATCCGTTTCGATTTGGGAAGCAAGGGAAGAAGTCGCCCTGTCGTTCCGGCGGGAATCCTCGCAGCTACGCTTTTGGCCGCATGCTGCGGTTGGAGGCATTGGAGGAGCGGCAGGTGCTGAGCGCGGCGACCGTCACCGGCGTCTACGCAGACGAAGGTGCGACAGTGCCAATTCACGACTCTGAAGTTCTAGCATTCAGGCCGAATCAGTTGGTCATTTCGCTCAGCGAACCCATGTCAGCCGGTGGTGACGGCGCAATTACAAGTATCACGAATGTGGAAAACTGGAGGCTAAAGCGACTCAATGACGATGTTGTCGCTACCTTTGCTCCATCGATCGAACACGAATCAGGTGACTATTCACAGCTCTTGCTCGGCGTGTCTGACAACGGGACAGCAGTTGGCCGCGGTCGCGTCGGATCGGCCACAGCGCTGCAATGGTCGCGGGAATCCGGGTTTCGAGCTGTTCCTCTCGACACAGCAAGTGACATCTCTGCAGATGCGACAACCGTTGTTGGGTATGTGCCCGGGTTCCGACCGGCGTTCTGGCGGAACGACACTTTGCAAATCATTGATGCACGTTTTGGGCTTGCGCAAGCGGTATCTGGGGATGGACGTGTTATCGTTGGTCACAGTGTGTTCGACGCAGCGACTTCCCAACAGGCATTTATGTGGTCTGAATCGACTGGCATGACCCAGTTGTTCGCCCAAAACAGCATTGCTTATGGCGTGTCAAGTGACGGGAGCACCGTCGTTGGCCAGGTCGATTCGGAGGCGTTTCGTTGGAGCCAAGCCGAAGGTGCGACTATTCTCGATCCCGTTTTCCCGAATCAGACCTACAGTGAGGCATTTGACGTTTCCGGCGACGGTCGGGTTGTTGTTGGCTGTGCGTATACGTCTGATGGCCGCGAAGCATATGTTTGGAATGAGGATCGCGGCTTTACGCAAATCGGAGAGTTTCTTGGCGGAACTCATGATAGCTGCGCATGGGCACTGTCAGACGACGGCAACTTGGCCGTCGGTAGCAGTGTCGTCGACAACGGCCATAGTAAGGCATTCATTTGGGACGATCAGCATGGGATGGTTGATCTCGAGGCACTGCTCACGAGGCTCGGAGCTGACATGCAGGGACGTAGAATCTCTGCCGCGTACGGTATTTCGGCTGTAGGCGATAACGTGACAATCGTCGGTACTGCGAAATCTGACGAAAGGTCCGTTGAGGGTTGGATCGCCAATTTTCCGCGAGACTACGACGCCGACATTGAAATTGACGACATTGCGTTCGAGTTTAATACATCTAGCAGTCGATTTGAAGCTGTCCTTACGTTCAACGAAAGAATTCCAGCGGGTAGTTACGAATTGATTCTGCGCGACTCCGCAACGAGCATCGCAGGTGTGAAATTGGATGGGGATCGGGATGGTGAAGCGGGCGAGTATTTTCGTTTAAACTTCTCCGTCGCCCCGCCGCCCATCTCTCCTCCCACCAAGGCCGGCGGTGAATTCCGCGTCAACACGACGACGAACGGCGATCAGCGGTTCTGGGAGCCGACGCCGGAAGCTGCGGCGATGGATGCGGATGGCGACTTTGTTGTCACGTGGTCGAGTCAAGCGCAGGACGGCAGCGGTTGGGGCGTCTTCGCGCAGCGGTTCGCCGCGAACGGTACGCCGGCGGGGGCGGAATTTCAGGTCAACACCTCGTCGTTGAACAATCAGCAATTTGCGACCGTCGCGATGGATCCGGACGGCGACTTTGTGATTACGTGGAGCGCCTTGGTAAACGACACGGTCAATCTAGGCGTCTACGCGCGTCGCTACCATGCCGCCGGCGCGCCGCAGGGGGAGGAGTTCCTGGTCAGTCCGGAAAATCTTGCGTCGCAGCGATTAAGCGTCGCGGCGATGGACGCGCTGGGAAACACACTCTTGGCCTGGAGCGAGCTCGATCCAGCTGGCGGGGCGGATCCGGCGTCGAACATCCGCGCCCGGCTGTTCGACGCTGACGGCGTGGCGCTGGGACCGTCGTTTCAAGTCAACACGACGACCGTGGATCTCCAACGCCAGGCCTCGGTGGCGCGCAATGGAGCGGGCCAGTTTGTCGTCGTGTGGCGGAGCCGTGGGCAGGACGGCGACTCCGATGGCGTCTTCGCGCGCATCTTTGCCGCCGACGGGACGCCGCTGACGGGCGAATTGCAGGTCAATCAATTCGCCACGGGACAGCAGATTCGCGCCACGGTGGCGATGGACGCCGCCGGCAATTTCGTCGTCACCTGGTACAACCAACTGCTGGGGGATAGCGCTGGGGCGATCGTCCCACGCGAGATCTACGCCCGGCGCTTCGCCGCCAACGGCTCGCCATTGGGCGACGAGTTCCGCGTCAATACCACGACAGGCAGCGATCAGCGCTTCCCGTCCATCGCCATGGATCAAGACGGCGACTTTGCCATCGCGTGGTCCAGTTTCGGGCAGGACGGCAGCGATTGGGGCGTCTATTTGCAGTCCTTCGACGCCACGGGCGCGCGTATTGGCGCTGAGCAGTTGGTGAATACGACGACCGCGAATTGGCAAGTTTACCCCGTGGTCGCGATGGACGACGACGGCGATTTCGTCGTCGCCTGGAGCAGCCTAACGCAAGACGGCGACGGCTACGGCATCTACGCGCAGCGCTATACGCAGCCACAGGGTTTTTCCCATCCCCAGGTCACGGGGGTCTACCCATTGGCAGACGATCATGCGGTCGCCGAGGGAGAACGGCTGGTGCAGCAGTCGGCGATTTTGATTGTGCCATTCAGTACGTCAATGCGCACGGGCACCGGCGGCGACAGCGTTACCAACAAGTCAAACTGGCGACTCTCCCGCAACGGCGTCGACGTGAGCGCGCAGATCAGTTCCGTGACGTTCGAGTTCGATTCCTCGGACAATCGCTACGAAGCGTTCATCGTTCTCGCCGCTCCGCTCGCCGAGGGAAACTACGAATTGCGCGCGGAACCGTCGATCCACAGCGCCGCCGGATTTGCTCTGGATGGCAACTTCAATGGAGTGGGGGGAGACGCGTTCGAGCGATCTTTCCGCGTAGCGCTACCGATCGCCGCTGGGAACGAGTTCCGCGTCAATACCTTCGCTACGGGCGATCAGTTCTTCGCACCGTCAGCGCCGGGCGCCGTGGGCGCGGATGCATTTGGCAATTTCGTGGTCGTCTGGAACAGCGCCGGACAAGATGGGAGCGCGCAGGGAATTTATGGGCAGCGGTTCGACGCCGCGGGCGTGCCGCTGGGCAATGAGTTTCGCGTCAACACCTTCACCAGTGGAGATCAACGCCTGCCCACGGTGGCGGTGTCGCCGTCAGGAAATTTTGTGGTGAGTTGGACGAGTGCGCTGCAAGACGGCAGCGGCGAGGGCGTTTACGCCCAACGCTATGCGGCCGATGGCGCTCCCAACGGAAGTGAATTTCGCGTCAACACGACGACGCAGAACTCGCAGACTCGTTCGAGCGTGTCGATGGACGACTCCGGAAACTTCGTCGTCGCTTGGGAAAGCATCGGCCAGGATGGCAACGAACCCGGCGTCTACTATCAGCGATTTGCGGCGGACGGCGTCAAACTTGGCGACGAAACCAGAGCCAACACCTTCACCACCGGCTCGCAACGACTGCCGCACGTGGCCGTCGACACGGACGGCGATTTCGTGATCACCTGGTCGAGCAACATTCAGGACGGGAGCGGGTATGGCGTCTATGCCCGCAGATTCACCGCCGTCGGAGTGCCCCTCGGGGGCGAATTCCGAGTCAACACCGCCACGGCCGGCGATCAGAAAAGTTCCGCCGTCGCGATGTCGGCCGACGGAGACTTCGCCATTGTCTGGCAAGACTCCCTGGCGGATGGTTCATCCGACGCCGTGTTCCTGCAGCGATTTACGGCCTCCGGCGTCCCGCTCGGGTCGAACATCCAGGTGAACACGACGACTGCCAATTCGCAGTCGAACCCAACCGTGGGTATGGACGCCGACGGCGACCTCGTCGTCACGTGGCAAAGTTTGGTGCAAGACGGCGGCCTGTGGGGCGTCTATGCCCGGCGCTACGCCTGGAATGGCGCGCCACAAACCGGCGAGTTTCTGGTCAACACGCGCACCACCGGCAATCAGGTAAACGCCAATCTGGCCGTCGATCAGGACGGCGACTTTATCATTGCTTGGATGAGCTTTTTGCAGGATGGCTCAGGGCAGGGCATTTCCGCGCAACGCTACCAGGCGTTCGTCAACACGCCGCCGACGGCCGTCGCGGGCGAGTACGCCATCGACGAAGGCGATTCCCTGACGCTGGACGGCTCGGCGAGTTTCGACCCCGACGCCGGCCAGACGCTGGCTTACTCTTGGGACGTGAACGGCGACGGAGTGTTCGGCGATGTGGCGGGAGTGTCGCCCGTGCTAACGTGGGCCCAGCTGAACGCCCTGGGCATTGCTAACGATGGCCAGCGATCAGTACGCTTGCGCGTCACCGATAGCGCTGGTGCTTCGACCGAAAATGTCGGCGTGCTCACGATCCTGGACGTGGCACCGAGCAGCGTAACACTTGGCCAACCGCCGAGCGTAGCCGAAGGGAGTGTCGCCACGTTGACAGGAAGTTTCGTTGATCCCGGCCTGCTGGACACCCAGCAGGTCATCGTCAATTGGGGCGATGGCACCATCGCGACGATTGATCTGCCACTCGGTGCGCGGACATTCTTGCTGGAGCACCGCTATGCAGATGACAATCCGACCGGCACGTCGTCCGATCAGTACCCGATCACTGTCACTGTGTCCGGCGACGGTGCGACCAGCGCACCGGTCAGCACGTCGATCACGGTCAACAATTCCACTCCCTCCATCAGCGAACTCAATCGTAGCGCGAGCACCATTTCCGAGGGAGCCACGCTGACACTCACCGGTTCGTTCACGGACCCCGGATTGCTGGATACACATTCGATCCTAATCGGCTGGGGCGACGGTACGGCCTCCGCGGCTACCGTCAACTCCGCGACGCGGACCTTCGCGGCCACTCATGTTTACGGCGACGAGGAACCGACGTCCCAGCCCACAATCACTGTCACAGTGACGGACGATGATGGCGGCGTGACAGCCTCACAAACTTCGGTCACGGTGCAAAACGTTGCACCGTCGTTGTTCGGGTTGCAACTCTCCGCGGCAACCATCGACGAGGGAGGGACCGTCACGCTGTCCGGAAGTTATGCCGACGCCGGGGCGCTCGATACACACACCGTGCTGATTGGCTGGGGGGATGGCGTGGCCACGCTTGCCCCGCTCAACACCGCCTCGCGCACCTTCACGGCCACGCATACCTATCGGGACGACAACCCGTCCGGCACGCCCGCGGACCAATACCCGATCAACCTCACAATCAACGACGACGACAACGGCGTCGGCGCCGCCCAAACCACGATCACGGTGCGCAACGTCGCGCCATCGAACCTGCAACTGGACCCGCTGGAGGCGTATCTGGAAGGAAGCGAGGTCACGCTGACCGGCCGCTTCGACGACCCCGGGGCGTTGGACAGTCATACGGTGACGATTGATTGGGGGGATGGAAAATCCGCAGTGCTCGAATTGCCAATCGGCGATCGGTCGTTCGCGGCGCAGCACATGTATTTGGACGACAACCACGGTGAACCTTACCTGGCCGCGGTGACGATCAGTGATGACGATGAGGGCAGCGTAACGGCTCAACGCGAGATTCAAATCAGCAACGCGCCGCCGGAGATCGTCGACCTGCAAGTGACGCCCGGCACGGTCGCTGAAGGCGGCATGGTGACGTTGACCGGGGTCATTTCCGACTTGGGGAGGCTCGATTCGCACATGATCACGGTCGACTGGGGTGATGGCACGAGCACCGAAGTTGAGGGAACCGGAATTCAGTTTGAAGACAACTTTGAGAGCGGGCCATCGCCCCTTTGGCAGAACGAATCGGGCGACTGGTTCGTCGATGCTAGTGTGTACAATGCTGGTGTTCCACGCGGAAATCAACCTCTTCCATACACAAGCCTTCCTTTTGAATTCGCCGACTTCGTTGTCGAGTTCGATGTAAATGACATTTGCGATGGGGGCGTATTCTTGCGGAGCACGAGTTCAACGAACGGCGTCGTATTGGTGATCGGCGGTGATGGTTGCTGGGATGGTTCACCAAATCCGCAGGCTGGCCGCGATCTCTATTGGCACGTCTTCGTCGATGGCGTGCCTACGCCACCAGGGTATCTGAACCGTGTATCGAATCTTTTTATTCCACACGAATCCAACGCGAGAGTTAAGGTGGAAGTTGCTGGTGACACGTACCGAGCTTTCATCGATGGAGTGTTGCAGTCTACGCTTGTGACTGACGCCTTCCAGTCAGGGCGAGTCGCTCTTGTTGACG
The DNA window shown above is from Planctomycetia bacterium and carries:
- a CDS encoding PKD domain-containing protein, with translation MKLDGDRDGEAGEYFRLNFSVAPPPISPPTKAGGEFRVNTTTNGDQRFWEPTPEAAAMDADGDFVVTWSSQAQDGSGWGVFAQRFAANGTPAGAEFQVNTSSLNNQQFATVAMDPDGDFVITWSALVNDTVNLGVYARRYHAAGAPQGEEFLVSPENLASQRLSVAAMDALGNTLLAWSELDPAGGADPASNIRARLFDADGVALGPSFQVNTTTVDLQRQASVARNGAGQFVVVWRSRGQDGDSDGVFARIFAADGTPLTGELQVNQFATGQQIRATVAMDAAGNFVVTWYNQLLGDSAGAIVPREIYARRFAANGSPLGDEFRVNTTTGSDQRFPSIAMDQDGDFAIAWSSFGQDGSDWGVYLQSFDATGARIGAEQLVNTTTANWQVYPVVAMDDDGDFVVAWSSLTQDGDGYGIYAQRYTQPQGFSHPQVTGVYPLADDHAVAEGERLVQQSAILIVPFSTSMRTGTGGDSVTNKSNWRLSRNGVDVSAQISSVTFEFDSSDNRYEAFIVLAAPLAEGNYELRAEPSIHSAAGFALDGNFNGVGGDAFERSFRVALPIAAGNEFRVNTFATGDQFFAPSAPGAVGADAFGNFVVVWNSAGQDGSAQGIYGQRFDAAGVPLGNEFRVNTFTSGDQRLPTVAVSPSGNFVVSWTSALQDGSGEGVYAQRYAADGAPNGSEFRVNTTTQNSQTRSSVSMDDSGNFVVAWESIGQDGNEPGVYYQRFAADGVKLGDETRANTFTTGSQRLPHVAVDTDGDFVITWSSNIQDGSGYGVYARRFTAVGVPLGGEFRVNTATAGDQKSSAVAMSADGDFAIVWQDSLADGSSDAVFLQRFTASGVPLGSNIQVNTTTANSQSNPTVGMDADGDLVVTWQSLVQDGGLWGVYARRYAWNGAPQTGEFLVNTRTTGNQVNANLAVDQDGDFIIAWMSFLQDGSGQGISAQRYQAFVNTPPTAVAGEYAIDEGDSLTLDGSASFDPDAGQTLAYSWDVNGDGVFGDVAGVSPVLTWAQLNALGIANDGQRSVRLRVTDSAGASTENVGVLTILDVAPSSVTLGQPPSVAEGSVATLTGSFVDPGLLDTQQVIVNWGDGTIATIDLPLGARTFLLEHRYADDNPTGTSSDQYPITVTVSGDGATSAPVSTSITVNNSTPSISELNRSASTISEGATLTLTGSFTDPGLLDTHSILIGWGDGTASAATVNSATRTFAATHVYGDEEPTSQPTITVTVTDDDGGVTASQTSVTVQNVAPSLFGLQLSAATIDEGGTVTLSGSYADAGALDTHTVLIGWGDGVATLAPLNTASRTFTATHTYRDDNPSGTPADQYPINLTINDDDNGVGAAQTTITVRNVAPSNLQLDPLEAYLEGSEVTLTGRFDDPGALDSHTVTIDWGDGKSAVLELPIGDRSFAAQHMYLDDNHGEPYLAAVTISDDDEGSVTAQREIQISNAPPEIVDLQVTPGTVAEGGMVTLTGVISDLGRLDSHMITVDWGDGTSTEVEGTGIQFEDNFESGPSPLWQNESGDWFVDASVYNAGVPRGNQPLPYTSLPFEFADFVVEFDVNDICDGGVFLRSTSSTNGVVLVIGGDGCWDGSPNPQAGRDLYWHVFVDGVPTPPGYLNRVSNLFIPHESNARVKVEVAGDTYRAFIDGVLQSTLVTDAFQSGRVALVDAYNPGHSFDNFVLTTPHTFTAAHQYLDDDPSGTPSDVFPISVTVTDDDDGVGQADAAVTVNNVAPSVAITAIPIVVTLGQPFTLQALVSDVGVLDTHELAWLVTRNGETVGAGAGEEFTFTPLQQGIHLFTLTGTDDDGGAGMAQIALEVAACDLPGDTNDDCAVNVVDLNNVRNNFGETGLGAVDLSFNAPVAGTIAEKDGVGTGFTHRLPGTGGALPANDPNLDLEPGAGGRLRIRSTQADINGALNLPQLEALGVVLDDIRGIDVQVSVVLRNVQLPNASDQITIYIAPDAGTTLRAGIVNSNSFVFTTNVGAGDVNVFSAPGAFDNGDDLELKLARTNGVWTLSWNNLSDPVENGALPGQELPWLNDLTQLYAGVLVANARNPHPFTATIDDFTVDILRPIPGDSNGDYIVDL